The Coffea arabica cultivar ET-39 chromosome 6e, Coffea Arabica ET-39 HiFi, whole genome shotgun sequence genome contains the following window.
aaaaaaaaaaaaaaagaaacccaccccaagaagaaaaagaaaaaaactcaagaaagatCCAAGAAAATTATTGGAGCAGCTGGGATCAATGATCCCAATATGGTTATCCCTATTCCTAACTAAATATGGATAGTACTCGTAGGGTTTGGAGGACCTAGACTCCATGATTGGCGAACAGTGAAGCTTGGTACTTTAAATTCCGTCGAAAATTTCGTCGGAAAAAACCACTTAAAGTGACTGTCACGATTAAATGAGGTGAGAGCTCAAGTATTGAACTCGCCCCCACCAACCACCAAGACTTTAATATATTTCCTCATGGACTTATGGTCCCTAACATTCCATCATCTGTTGGTTACAATGGATTCAGTGACTTTAAAATACTTGCAACAACATGTACCATCCGCACTAAACACGCAAACTTGCTCACCAAATTCGTCTCCTGGGATTGTCTACCCATTTCTATTACCGTGTATAGTACATTTATGAGTCAACAACCCATCCCaactaggcctgtcaacgggtcgggtctagacccggatccagaccggatccgtgaaattattgcgggtatgggtagggatttaattccgtttcccggatccgttttgtcaaacaaaaaaacgggtcggatacggaatatagtattccgacccgtattagacccggattcggatataaatgaattaataatttaaaaaatatatatttatcaatataatttgattagggtgatgtattttaataaaattaatttgatttcttttcttatttggttttttctttgcattagttagaaattagtttacaaatatatttttttctcatttttattagaaattataaattttgataaatttgttcgggtatgcccggatccgggacccgccggatccggatccggaacatagaataaaagacccgtcggataaacgggtcggatccggatccgggtccggaataatgaattccgaccCGGCCCCGCCCGATGACAGCCCTAATCCCAACCCAAAAGATCTCTCCGCGTATTTCTTTCTGATTGTGTCATCGTGTGCAATTtcaatacctttttttttttccctttttctagaTCCTTACTTGAACACGTTTATTTTCATATCAAGTGTCTAATGCATGGTGGATCTATTCTGATAGTAATTATATCCAAAGTTGGCTATAATTTTATTTATAGACTAtatattatttgaattttttttccttttcttgaagACTCTAGTGAATATTTCAAATCTCACGAGgaggggagagaaaaaaaaaaaaagtggaaggTTTGGTTTGAGAGCTGCCAACTCACGCTGTATACACTACTGGTTCAGCAAACTGAAACGGGGCATCGgaccaaatccaaaatttattTCTTTCATCCAACACTTAGTCCATGTTAAGGTTATGGGCTATCTGGAAGCCCATCTAAGTAATGGGCGAGAATTGAACTTCAATTGGACATGTTACCTACTGGTGGCAAGGCCACGATCTGTTAGGGAAATGCAGGGCTCATTGTTCCAGTTGGGACTCGTGCACCAACGTGTAGTGAACAAAAATCCTCAGGCTTGAAAAAGGCCCAAGTTTGGAATGCGATTGGATGGTACaataattggaaaaatttttaattatttattgaatatatttatttttctaattaaGCTTTTTATCTCCGACATATCAAATCACAATAAAGGAAAAATGCCATAGTGagcaatataaaaaaaaaaaaatcccaactaGTCTTCAACCACTACTCATTTTACGAACAatatttaattgaaaataagtATGGGGTAAAAAGGAGCACTATGCAACTTTTTTTCCCTACATGTATAATTAATTTGTTCGTTGAGGTTATAATGAATGTTAGGGTACATATCTCATTTGTTCCTTGAGCTAATAACGACCGTAATTGGTGGGGATAGTTTTTCAATTAGTGATAGTCATTGGTAAAGTATTTAAATAACTACTAAACGATATTTttgggaaaagagaaaaggaaaaaaaacaccATTAAGTGTTGATGGGAAGAAAATGGTATATAAGCAGTTTGACTTCGTGCAAAGGAAAAATATAGAGTACTAATTGTGTGTTCCAATATAATTAATTTCTCAATCTAATCCCAACTCTATCTCTAAggttgcatttgataaaattaaaatctgaaaACTAAAGTctgaaatttaaaatctgaatctattaaattattgaattgttaagtgttaaatctaatacatttgagtataTATTACATTCAATGATAAttaaatagtttatcacttaattttgagagcaaattatgttcaaaaatttaaaatttagtgtcatttaattaattcaaatattcaatttttggttatcaaatggaCTGAATATATTAacatctgaatccattaaattgaaGTGTTgaattaaaatatcaaatagagtctaaattttaaatatatttaccctgAAAGGTGAATACGGATATTtcaatttctcaattttcaatATAGAAACAAGTAACAACTACCTATATATACCCTCCAAAAAATTCACGGTAGGGTGGCTTTGTAACCATTTGGACATTGACTCATTAAACCCACTTTAAACCTCGCTTCAGAATCCTCACCACTACTCCCCCCAGTCTCACTCTATTCTCCTCCTCTTCCCTCCACCATGAGCGACCGCGGTCGTGACCACCGTGGCCGGGACCGGGACCGAGACCGAGAGCGTGACCGCGATTTCCGCGACAGAGACCGTGACCGAGAACGGAAAAGAGAGCGGGAAGATCGCGACCGGGACCGTGAACGAAGCAAACGCGAGCGTTCTCGCTCCAGCGAGCGTACACCTGACCGCATTCGATCCCGCCACACTCGTTCTCGCACGCGCTCCCCAGCTGCTGAACGCCAACGCTCGCGTTCGTATTCTCCCGATCGCCACCATCACCGCAGCCGCCGTCACCATCGCTCGCCTACTCCTGAAAGTCCTCCCCGGAAACGACGACGGGATGACGGCGAGAAGGAGAGGGAGAGCGAGAAGGACCGACAGCGTGGCTCTTCAGTTGAGAAAAAGAAGGATAAGAAGGAGAGTGGTGGTGCTGGTGGTGACGGTAAAGGTGGAATT
Protein-coding sequences here:
- the LOC113696217 gene encoding uncharacterized protein — encoded protein: MSDRGRDHRGRDRDRDRERDRDFRDRDRDRERKREREDRDRDRERSKRERSRSSERTPDRIRSRHTRSRTRSPAAERQRSRSYSPDRHHHRSRRHHRSPTPESPPRKRRRDDGEKERESEKDRQRGSSVEKKKDKKESGGAGGDGKGGIDGGIENDDGEMMDVDEIEMMKKLGIPVGFDSTKGKPVAGNDVGSVRKVTKRQPRQYMNRRGGFNRPLPAEVNR